The Oryzias melastigma strain HK-1 unplaced genomic scaffold, ASM292280v2 sc07373, whole genome shotgun sequence genome segment CGGCGGCtgggggtggagggggaggcggaggaggaggtgggacGCCAGAACGTCGAGCATCATATGAATACATGCCATATGCACGGGCTCTGTACTTCTCGTAGTAATCGATCATACTATATCTATCAGCGCTATAGGGACGTTCAGGATAAACGGCTCGTCTTGGGGGAGGGGGCGGCACAGGAGGGGCGGGGTAACCTGGCGGCATATAACGACCCCTCATGTAGCTGGGTGGAGGAGGCTCAGGTCTGTCTCCTGGATATCGAGGAGGCCAGTAGCCGCCCCTTTCTGGGAGATGAGGAGGGGGAGGTGGGGCAGGAGGGTATTCTTCATACTCCTCATATTTGGGCAGACTCTTGGACACCTGAACATGGATGCGTTTCTctgaaatacaacaaaataagaaaagttacaACCATCAGCTACTATTTTATTTTCGTCATactctgaataataaaaactttctctgtttaacaaaaacaaaactgaactaACCTTGAAAGTCAGAGTTATCCAGTTCTTTGATGGCATCCATGGCCTCATCATAGTTGGGCATGTGTACAAAAGCAAAATTCTTCACAACTGCACATTCTGAGACCGTACCGTACTCTTCAAAGAGAGCCCGCAGCTCATCGTCGCATCCCTTTTCCACGTTTGCAATATGAATCTTGACTGGACCATAGTTCTTCCCGTGGCTGGCCTCCACGTTGATGGCTGTGCCGTGGAGCTTGTGCTGGTGCAGATTCTTGATGGCTTTGGTGGCCGCTTTGCGGTCATCCATGTGGACGAAGGCAAAGTTTTTGACAATGGCACACTCAGTGACAGTGCCGTACTCATCGAAAAGAGCCTTGATCTC includes the following:
- the LOC112140942 gene encoding RNA-binding protein 4B; this encodes MVKIFVGNLPQEATEEEIKALFDEYGTVTECAIVKNFAFVHMDDRKAATKAIKNLHQHKLHGTAINVEASHGKNYGPVKIHIANVEKGCDDELRALFEEYGTVSECAVVKNFAFVHMPNYDEAMDAIKELDNSDFQEKRIHVQVSKSLPKYEEYEEYPPAPPPPPHLPERGGYWPPRYPGDRPEPPPPSYMRGRYMPPGYPAPPVPPPPPRRAVYPERPYSADRYSMIDYYEKYRARAYGMYSYDARRSGVPPPPPPPPPPPAAVRDRVMSSSHDPYERRPLPPPPPPPTSYYARDRSPIR